One segment of Clavelina lepadiformis chromosome 2, kaClaLepa1.1, whole genome shotgun sequence DNA contains the following:
- the LOC143447190 gene encoding fibrinogen-like protein 1, whose protein sequence is MLDQGQSAIRKRFICLFFLLLAFHWWHCDAANDLASRLLSRVHKVSKSLSQENAKRWNLHNLHDCNYKQQMYADSIDGAKTAQGFEKLVIVLKECTSIYASGSTSSGIYPIWIKERFQFTYVYCDMELVSIKKGWTTIQRRMNGQVNFNRGWDDYVRGFGNPRGEYWLGLENIYRLSRQTTTYSGEFHSPKPPEIGFDLEDWDGVKAFAEYTFFKYQPKEFNYKLYVAGRNTSSCFSLSPIFFGQFSTPDVDNDEIDNSHCAREFKSGWWFNRYCDEVNLNQPYPKYKQDMTYYNMFWEGWYCINPDETALRFVSMNFYHNHNERN, encoded by the exons ATGTTAGATCAGGGACAAAGCGCCATCAGAAAAAGGTTTATATGCTTGTTCTTCCTATTGTTGGCGTTCCATTGGTGGCATTGTGATGCAGCGAATGACCTAGCCAGCAGATTACTCAGTCGAGTTCACAAGGTTAGCAAAAGTTTAAGTCAGGAAAATGCAAAAAGATGGAATTTACATAATCTCCACGATTGCAACTACAAACAACAGATGTACGCAGATTCCATCGATGGTGCAAAAACCGCTCAGGGGTTTGAAAAATTAGTCATTGTTTTAAAAG AATGCACGAGCATCTACGCAAGTGGTTCAACATCAAGTGGTATCTACCCGATATGGATCAAGGAACGCTTCCAGTTCACTTACGTCTACTGTGATATGGAGCTCGTTTCAATTAAGAAGGGCTGGACAACAATACAAAGAAGAATGAACGGGCAGGTCAACTTTAATAGAGGTTGGGACGATTACGTCAGAGGGTTCGGGAATCCCCGGGGTGAATATTGGCTCGGATTGGAAAATATCTATCGTTTGTCGAGGCAAACTACTACATATTCAGGAGAGTTTCATTCACCAAAACCACCGGAAATTGGGTTTGATCTTGAAGACTGGGATGGTGTCAAAGCATTTGCTgaatatactttttttaaatatcagccaaaagaatttaactataAGTTATATGTTGCCGGACGGAATACTTCCAGTTGTTTCAGTTTGTCTCCAATTTTTTTCGGCCAATTCAGCACTCCAGACGTTGACAACGATGAAATCGACAATAGCCATTGTGCCCGAGAATTCAAGTCAGGTTGGTGGTTTAATAGATACTGTGATGAAGTGAACCTCAATCAACCATATCCAAAGTACAAGCAGGATATGACCTATTACAACATGTTCTGGGAAGGCTGGTATTGTATTAATCCGGACGAAACCGCTTTGCGTTTTGTGTCTATGAATTTTTATCATAACCACAACGAACGAAATTAA
- the LOC143447186 gene encoding polycystin family receptor for egg jelly-like has protein sequence MWIMRFLQVGLAVTFMVGCAECSVLLTNASGTIEFPTAKECNNDVMLLGSRSWKILLKKGEVAYLQFEGDLFSCAKAELKLIPEMEKVNRICKTKKPHDYPNFYFRKNVTISLERFTRKCSEANISFVYNHISLRLMTASTHVQTGEKVQFVATLTGAEGLKLDCEISYNKKNETDFSTLTAERSFTYPGIYSVRAKCRIGESNSLHAIETQDLVLHVEDFLSASKLQIFFQQSNSQTYPASTELIFHHKYYFPISYALMLDDVIITELQTSQTFDMNKILSNETVRFKLNSTMQRLVGPGKHDVVLLLQNHVSSVTYSRPILFYEKIKNLTVMTKQYVGLRPNVFVINVTVSSGAPVNLTIDIISNRTRLSVFRSSKFSPRDCHMLAIEATLSQVDIYDAVATATNNISELTSSASFEALPQIHDVYITSRGFDYETRREVFIFIRGDVGKYEMNLTIGENAAKNLTLTISKTKYKHVGLPNLPFDPEPYMLIKNESVFDEAREVVVLIRNEKQSFRFVGYVPKALPLSCLESVRIRDGKVGGGLDEPLKVVEELVLSVDLNFRCTRELFSVDYQWRAYRVTSKIDIPKIGDGVRLYTSSVEPELVIKADDLLPGMYVIKVNVNVTSDERLNVIAKGDDYTLVEIPKRKLNFLIKGGNMVEAGMNTNILKFESSIDFNKHEGNIKLDWFCAVTQEDLPMSKEIGKIQRKGSCFDWQTLYVTGDDVMEISMDKLVRSDRYYFRLIVTGPHYDATFADQTIVLKSTSIPNVTLRCRSNCEKLFFPHKPMILQLKCDDCTRHTWVLSLKSGQQLSLCQNRRFCKLNNSLLNIISSSSNVTGIGYNVDGDMASATLILNPLSPPSGGSCRVTPRSGIAFITKFNVTCSGYAQGQASLKFKFSVKEKGHDNLLQSSCDPNLYDLTLSSEDFVSDLTISTAICGLRQSCTEKNLTVTLRKTPDVNKHLTSDVFYAISSHNLQKTAQVIPPLSSAKILKPFLITTILDRTADYPLNTLTSAKQVADVLRHLTESFGVANEHHVYQLVRTLNRIELIVHKHSSEGDDDVIRSIAASCVVVTSHLMGFSDEIRFKIKESSRMTRLGKLLMTTMVPGEDTMTFETKSVQGRFLKLNNDVINPLNDSSFRLPNIQTLNNEVINVEVFTYDSSINFNTRTHKVEQVTSVSMTTGWQNEIPISRNEAKNQTIGFPLPAQPGKANITMRVESECDVAGCHSKAAGWALFDWMLYKRDGNDLFLTIHVENMDQKIENCTMSLETTDQSSFKLKKEFHEKESLYTWSISERSLPHRQVELNVTVYVDLGAGYYRIGSLINVTFTSFILNCLHWEDRMRDWGEGSCKVHQNAGIFNCECDVDQVTPNRVKRSGEEEIPQIIYASHLLVFPNKINYDQLSWNLWQQFQQNPVIVIVLSALYVIYALLLIWARNKDKNAEKKGLFIEVADNSPNDQYRYYVTIYTGSRPNAGTTAAVCMRLLGKRQRSNAHVIKRENDNVLSMGSVQSFLITTPRSLGDIKAVRVWRNDGGSSPEWYLERMVVRDLETNECWFFLCGTRFSDVLQYTFRATTLEELQISNKLFLLKCENHFKDRHVWYSLYGMRPWQQYVMTRVERVATCFLFIFQVMLTSMMFHGHSYAVDGNVLTFGRYYFKWSHIVVGIESALMCFPGPFLISLLFRHAQRRKGNKNSNPDKNVQSTKLTRGQHKAATSLVRSHDVQTTGTTMKTDTRNMSQVSSAEVDQDGKNAGQHNPDDKDRPSTSKEISKLVIKQPSTFPGKFEIINEKTRREKNTRKLKDLSMTKIATSSRVEQVVPTTSSPAKSVASSKMTKYIPSRVERNAATLTPPVKDITSSQKKKSKSSRVERNVAITSSPVKAMTSSQKKKSKSSRVERNVAITSSPVKGMTSSQKKKSKSSRVEKNVAITSLPVKRMTSSPMKKSKSSRVEKNVATVKNMTSSQTKKSKSLRVEKNLATTPSPTKALTSSVVKPSARPPLSAAEAQQEFTILEIDPNTLDPLAIVHFSIYVAWFYIIAVMVTSTVICILYGMTYGLETCRDWLVSFLSAFIETVIILESLKVVVIAYFSVLNNPRHDLRDWVPPLPPTVRPRSYVNRGAIRRKQKREKPTNPIYRSPTRERTNRKINTQENIEMRPIKQRVSP, from the exons AATGCAGCGTATTGTTAACAAATGCGAGTGGAACGATTGAGTTCCCAACCGCAAAGGAGTGCAATAATGATGTCATGTTGCTGGGCTCCAGGTCGTGGAAAATTCTGTTGAAAAAGGGAGAGGTTGCATATTTGCAATTTGAAGGAGATTTGTTCAG TTGTGCAAAAGCAGAATTGAAGCTAATCCCAGAAATGGAAAAAGTGAATCGTatttgtaaaactaaaaaaccACATGATTATCCCAACTTTTACTTTCGAAAAAATGTTACAATTTCTTTGGAAAGATTTACAAGGAAATGCAGCGAGgcaaatatttcttttgtttacaaCCACATCA GTTTGCGATTAATGACCGCCAGCACACACGTTCAAACCGGAGAGAAAGTCCAGTTCGTTGCCACACTGACCGGAGCAGAGGGTCTAAAGCTCGACTGTGAGATTTCGTACAATAAAAAGAACGAAACTGATTTTTCAACTCTCACAGCTGAGCGGTCGTTCACGTATCCGGGAATTTACTCGGTCCGTGCAAAGTGTCGTATTGGTGAAAGTAACAGTTTACATGCCATTGAAACTCAAGACCTGGTTCTTCACGTGGAAGATTTTTTATCGGcttcaaaattacaaatattCTTTCAACAAAGCAACTCCCAAACATATCCAGCCTCAACTGAACTCATCTTCCACCACAAATATTACTTTCCCATCTCCTACGCTCTCATGttggatgacgtcatcataacCGAGCTTCAGACGTCACAAACGTTTGAtatgaacaaaattttatcgAACGAAACGGTGAGGTTCAAACTGAACTCGACCATGCAACGATTGGTTGGACCGGGAAAACATGACGTTGtattgttattgcaaaatCATGTTTCTTCCGTGACGTATTCCAGACCAATCTTATTCTACGAAAAGATCAAAAATCTTACAGTCATGACGAAACAATACGTTGGTCTTCGACCCAATGTTTTCGTCATAAACGTGACAGTTAGTTCAGGAGCACCGGTAAATCTTACAATCGACATCATATCGAATCGAACCAGGCTGTCGGTCTTCAGAAGCTCTAAATTCTCCCCACGTGATTGCCACATGTTGGCGATAGAGGCAACGCTGTCTCAAGTAGATATTTACGATGCTGTGGCAACAGCTACAAATAATATCTCTGAATTGACGTCATCCGCATCTTTTGAAGCGTTGCCACAGATCCACGATGTATATATTACGTCACGGGGATTTGATTACGAAACCCGTAGAGAGGTGTTTATATTCATCAGAGGTGACGTGGGAAAATACGAAATGAATTTAACAATCGGCGAAAATGCAGCGAAGAATTTGACTTTGACGATTTCAAAGACGAAATATAAACATGTGGGTTTGCCAAATCTACCGTTTGATCCCGAACcttacatgttaattaaaaaCGAAAGTGTTTTCGACGAAGCTCGGGAGGTGGTCGTGCTTATCAGAAACGAAAAACAATCGTTTCGTTTCGTTGGATATGTCCCGAAAGCTTTACCGTTGTCATGCTTGGAGAGCGTGAGAATTCGCGACGGGAAAGTTGGCGGTGGACTCGACGAACCTTTGAAAGTGGTTGAAGAGTTGGTCTTAAGCGTGGACCTTAACTTCAGATGCACTAGAGAGCTATTCTCCGTTGATTACCAATGGCGAGCGTACCGAGTGACGTCAAAAATAGACATCCCAAAAATAGGCGATGGAGTTCGACTTTACACGAGCTCAGTTGAACCAGAACTTGTGATAAAAGCCGATGACTTGTTACCTGGGATGTACGTCATAAAGGTCAACGTCAACGTCACCTCTGACGAAAGATTAAATGTAATAGCAAAGGGCGATGACTACACCTTGGTAGAAATTCCCAagagaaaattaaattttctaatCAAGGGAGGAAATATGGTCGAGGCTG GAatgaacacaaatattttaaaatttgagtcTTCAATTGACTTTAACAAACATGAGGGAAATATCAAACTTGACTGGTTTTGTGCCGTCACACAAGAAGATTTACCAATGTCAAAAGAGAttggaaaaatacaaagaaaag GTTCCTGCTTTGATTGGCAAACTCTTTATGTTACTGGCGATGACGTCATGGAAATTTCCATGGACAAACTGGTGCGAAGCGACCGTTATTACTTCAGGCTAATCGTAACGGGTCcgcattatgacgcaacattTGCCGACCAGACAATTGTTTTGAAGTCAACCTCAATCCCGAATGTTACTTTAAG GTGCAGGTCAAATTGCGAGAAATTGTTTTTTCCACACAAGCCAATGATCCTTCAATTAAAGTGTGACGATTGTACACGTCACACTTGGGTATTGTCACTGAAATCTGGACAACAATTAAGTTTGTGCCAGAACCGACGATTCTGTAAACTTAATAATTCACTACTCAACATAATTAGCTCGTCATCAAACGTCACAGGAATAG GATACAATGTTGACGGTGACATGGCATCGGCAACCCTAATCCTTAACCCATTGTCCCCACCTAGTGGAGGTAGTTGCAGGGTTACACCCAGAAGTGGAATcgcttttatcacaaaatttaacgTCACCTGTTCTGGCTACGCACAAGGCCAAGCATCGTTGAAGTTCAAGTTCTCTGTCAAGGAAAAAG gcCACGATAATCTTCTGCAAAGTAGTTGCGATCCGAACCTCTATGACCTCACATTGTCGTCAGAGGACTTCGTTTCTGACCTCACGATTTCGACCGCAATATGCGGCCTTCGTCAGTCGTGCACTGAGAAAAACTTGACCGTGACTTTGAGGAAAACTCCCGACGTCAACAAACACCTGACTAGTGACGTATTTTACGCGATTTCGAGCCACAATCTGCAGAAGACGGCGCAGGTTATACCGCCATTGTCTTCAGCAAAGATTCTCAAACCGTTTCTG ATAACTACGATATTAGATCGAACCGCGGATTATCCGCTAAATACGCTGACGTCGGCCAAGCAAGTAGCTGATGTACTACGCCACCTTACGGAAAGTTTTGGCGTCGCAAATGAGCATCACGTG TACCAATTGGTGAGAACTTTGAACCGAATAGAGCTCATCGTTCATAAACACTCTAGCGAGGGcgatgatgatgtcataaggTCAATTGCGGCTTCATGCGTTGTCGTTACGTCACATTTGATGGGATTTTCCGACGAAATTCGTTTCAAG ATCAAAGAAAGTTCGCGAATGACCCGGCTGGGCAAGCTGCTTATGACGACAATGGTACCAGGAGAGGATACGATGacgtttgaaacaaaatccGTTCAAGGACGATTCCTCAAGTtaaacaatgacgtcatta ATCCACTCAATGACTCTTCATTTCGACTTCCAAACATACAGACACTGAACAATGAAGTCATCAATGTCGAG GTCTTCACCTACGACTCGTCCATCAACTTTAACACGAGGACCCACAAAGTTGAACAAGTCACGTCCGTCTCCATGACAACAGGATGGCAAAACGAGATCCCGATCAGTCGCAACGAGgccaaaaatcaaacaattggCTTCCCCTTGCCAGCACAGCCTGGTAAAGCAAACATAACAATGAGGGTTGAGAGTGAATGCGACGTGGCTGGTTGTCACAGCAAAGCCGCAGGTTGGGCTTTGTTTGATTGGATGCTCTACAAACGAGATGGAAACGACCTCTTTCTGACAATTCATGTCGAAAACATGGATCAGAAAATCGAAAATTGTACAATGAGCCTGGAAACTACCGACCAAAGCTCTTTCAAATTAAAGAAAGAGTTTCACGAAAAGG AGTCTTTGTACACCTGGTCGATTTCTGAAAGGTCGCTTCCGCACAGACAAGTCGAACTGAACGTCACAGTGTATGTTGATCTCGGTGCGGGTTATTATCGCATTGGAAGTTTGATCAACGTGACATTCACGTCATTCATACTGAACTGCTTGCACTGGGAAGATCGAATGCGCGACTGGGGCGAGGGCTCTTGCAAG GTCCATCAAAACGCTGGGATATTTAATTGTGAATGTGACGTAGACCAGGTCACACCAAACAGGGTTAAGAGGAGCGGAGAGGAAGAGATTCCTCAGATTATATACGCTTCCCATCTTCTTGTGTTTCCCAACAAGATCAATTATGACCAA CTCTCCTGGAATCTTTGGCAGCAATTCCAACAAAATCCAGTGATCGTCATCGTTTTATCTGCTCTTTACGTCATCTACGCTCTTCTCCTTATATGGGCGagaaataaagataaaaatgcGGAGAAAAAA gGACTCTTCATTGAAGTTGCTGACAACTCACCAAACGACCAATACCGGTACTATGTTACAATTTATACCGGTAGTCGTCCAAACGCCGGTACCACCGCGGCAGTCTGCATGAGACTGCTGGGCAAAAGACAAAGAAGCAATGCCCACGtcataaaa CGAGAAAACGACAACGTCCTATCCATGGGTAGCGTGCAATCGTTCCTCATTACCACACCACGTAGCTTGGGTGACATCAAAGCAGTCAGGGTGTGGCGTAATGACGGAGGGAGCAGTCCTGAGTG GTATCTGGAACGGATGGTTGTTCGAGATTTGGAAACAAACGAGTGTTGGTTCTTTCTGTGCGGTACCAGGTTCAGCGACGTCCTGCAATATACATTCCGGGCCACCACGTTAGAGGAACTGCAAATATCTAATAAATTGTTCCTCTTAAAGTGTGAAAACCACTTTAAAGACAG ACACGTCTGGTATTCTTTATACGGTATGAGGCCTTGGCAGCAATACGTCATGACGAGGGTGGAAAGAGTGGCAACGTGCTTTCTCTTCATattccaggtaatgttaacaTCTATGATGTTTCATGGCCACAGTTATGCAGTGGATGGAAATGTGCTGACATTCGGGCGTTATTATTTCAAGTGGTCTCACATTGTCGTCG GTATTGAGAGCGCTTTGATGTGCTTTCCCGGGCCGTTTCTTATTAgcctattgtttcgtcatgcCCAACGAcgaaaaggaaacaaaaattCGAACCCTGACAAAAACGTACAATCCACAAAACTCACCAGAGGGCAGCATAAAGCAGCCACGTCTCTTGTGCGTAGTCATGACGTCCAAACAACTGGCACCACGATGAAAACAGACACCAGAAATATGTCACAAGTAAGCAGTGCGGAAGTTGACCAAGACGGAAAAAACGCTGGTCAACATAATCCAGACGATAAAGATCGTCCGTCAACATCGAAAGAAATATCAAAACTTGTCATCAAACAACCGTCAACTTTCCctggaaaatttgaaattataaaCGAAAAGACAAGGCGAGAGAAAAATACCCGAAAATTAAAAGACTTGTCGATGACTAAAATAGCTACTTCGTCGCGCGTTGAACAAGTTGTGCCCACTACGTCATCGCCAGCTAAAAGTGTGGCGTCatcaaaaatgacaaagtaCATTCCCTCGCGTGTTGAAAGGAATGCGGCTACTTTGACACCACCGGTAAAAGACATAACGTCgtcacaaaagaaaaagtcGAAGTCTTCGCGTGTTGAAAGAAATGTGGCCATTACGTCATCGCCGGTGAAAGCTATGACGTCgtcacaaaagaaaaagtcGAAGTCTTCGCGCGTTGAAAGAAATGTGGCCATTACGTCATCGCCGGTGAAAGGTATGACGTCGTCGCAAAAGAAAAAGTCGAAGTCTTCGCGCGTTGAAAAAAATGTGGCCATTACGTCATTGCCGGTGAAACGAATGACGTCGTCACCAATGAAAAAGTCAAAATCTTCCCGCGTTGAAAAAAATGTGGCCactgtgaaaaatatgacgtcgtcacaaacaaaaaagtcaaaatctCTGCgcgttgaaaaaaatttagccACTACGCCATCGCCAACAAAAGCACTTACGTCATCAGTAGTCAAGCCATCGGCAAG GCCGCCATTGTCTGCTGCTGAAGCGCAGCAAGAATTCACAATCCTGGAAATTGATCCCAACACGCTGGATCCTCTTGCCATTGTCCACTTTTCTATCTACGTCGCCTGGTTTTATATCATAGCAGTTATGGTCACGTCAACTGTGATTTGTATACTGTACGGTATGACGTATGGACTTGAAACCTGCAGAGATTG GTTGGTTTCGTTCCTTAGCGCTTTCATCGAAACAGTTATAATTCTTGAATCTTTGAAAGTGGTCGTGATTGCATACTTCTCAGTGCTAAACAATCCGAGACACGATCTTCGCGATTGGGTTCCTCCTTTGCCACCAACAG TGAGGCCTCGCTCTTATGTTAATCGTGGCGCAATAAGGAGAAAACAGAAGAGAGAAAAACCGACCAATCCAATTTATCGTTCTCCAACGCGTGAGAGAACCAACCGCAAGATAAACACGCAGGAGAATATAGAAATGCGACCCATCAAACAACGTGTTTCTCCATGA